The genomic window TGACTAAAACATGTTTATGTTTCGCAAGTAAGTGTCCAACTTTTTCACTAAGAGCTTGAGTTTTCTGCATCTTTGGCTTCCCTAATCTGGCTATCTATCATTTGGTTGTGCATCTTTTCGCATGTGTCGCTTTTCGCACGAAACGCTTTCACGTATCCTAAGCTGCAATAGAAATAAACGAAAGAAGTTACCTGTGAAAGCCGATCAAAAACACACTCCTGATGCATTAGTATGCATTCACTTTAAAAACAACAATTTAAAACAATAGTAATTAGAAAACCATACTTTTACCTACACTAACCAAAAAAGCTAACTCATTGATAGAAAAGAAACCTTAGTTCTCTACCTCGAATTCCAATTAGTTGCTTTTTGTATGCATCTGCAAAATTTCAAGTTACAAACTAAAGTATTCTACAAACCTAAAACCGTGGCACCCTATATCCTCGAAACAAAAAAAGAGGGCCTTAATCTGCCCCTCTCAAATCTATATGTTCTGCCTTTCCGCGACTTGTGCTTTTATCCAGTTCTGAATATCACTTTCAACCCAAGCAACTGAGCGACGGCTCAAACGTACTTGCTTTGGGAACCGACATTCTCTTATGCCCCTGTAGATAGCAGAGCGACTCAAAGTCGTCATTTCAATCACAGCTTCTAATTTTATTAACTTAATTTTATTCATGTCATGTCTTACCTGAATATTGATGTTCACGGTAATGACATCTATCTAAAACATTTTGGATGACGCCGCCAACTCCTTGCCGCATTATCTATCGCTAAAAAAATGAAACCCTTCCAACCAATATGACTGAAAGGGCTTTTTCATTAGTTAATGAGCATAACGATACCAACAACTACGACCACTACCCCAAACAAGATTGGTAATAGTATTAAGTAGCTTTCATGAGCTGTGCGTATTTCTGAATAGTTGCGGGGCAGACTTAAATTTACCTACTTTGTTTACTTCATTATGGAAAGAAGCACATTCTTCACTAGGTAGTCTGCGTCAATAAAGAAACTGACAACACTTGTATGACTCACAGGCTAGTAGTGCGTCCTGACTGTCTAATTTGCGCGTAGTGGGATTGAATTAAATGATCTGGAATCACTTTCTGGTGCGTCCCGTCCCATACTTGATGCCATGGACTACCATCACGGTGTGTTAGGTCCATCAACTGTGGTCCAGTTAAATGACCAAGTTGAGAAACAACATCCTTCACGATAGATTCGCTTTCAGCATCTAGAACCACATCACCCTGTTCAGTAATAACGTCCACTCCGTACGACTTAAAACGAAAATACACTGATGGCACTAATGGACCAAACCTCCAAGCAAATACGTCATCAATCACTAAAGGCCGTTGAAAATGCGCTAAAGACAAACCATGGCATACGTAAGTGAGTTTCTCTAGCTGCAAATTGGAGAAACATTTGCCTTGCTCATACGCATGCTTAAGCAAGCTCAATGAAACATCTACTGCGCTATATGTATGATAAATTTCATTGTTTTTATTTAATATCGTCTAAAATATTCACTAATATCGACTAAGGGCACTCGCTGCTCTTATATTAATCGACATTCTTTAGGCCAGACCACTCCAGCAGTGGATCCCTCCTCGATTACAAACGGTACAATCCACAACTTCAACTTGTTATCACCACTAGTATTGAAGTCGAAACTCTGCTCTATGGCTGTCTCAAAACCATCGTGTGCGGGATAGATCAGAAACACCTCCCTTTCATCTGCACTATCATCGAAATAGTGTTGTCCATAGGCAAACATCTGATAAAAATCGCTTTGCGATAGACCGTACTTATCGGAACCGTTGTCTTTTGTCTGGTCTACTAGCTTCCACTTAGTATCCAAAACACTCACAACACATCCACCCTTTTCAAGCAACAAGTCGGGCTGTAACTTAAACCAACTCGCTTGTTTATGTTCCACCAAGCTTTTACGTTTAACCTGATTTTTCACAACAAAATCATCAGGCACCTGCTGACGTAAAACCTTAGCTACATAGTCTTCGAATACTCGTTCCATTGGAAACAGAAGAGAGATAGCTTGGTTGCTCCCTTTCATTGTCTGAGGTGAAAACCCGTTGAGTATTAACGTAGCCCAAGCAATGGGAGTGTGGTAGTGACTCATTCCCCTATCTAACCTTAATCTCGATAGATCACTTTTATAGTCTCGGCTTAAAGGAAC from Vibrio artabrorum includes these protein-coding regions:
- a CDS encoding helix-turn-helix transcriptional regulator, translated to MNKIKLIKLEAVIEMTTLSRSAIYRGIRECRFPKQVRLSRRSVAWVESDIQNWIKAQVAERQNI
- a CDS encoding Panacea domain-containing protein, with the translated sequence MSLLKHAYEQGKCFSNLQLEKLTYVCHGLSLAHFQRPLVIDDVFAWRFGPLVPSVYFRFKSYGVDVITEQGDVVLDAESESIVKDVVSQLGHLTGPQLMDLTHRDGSPWHQVWDGTHQKVIPDHLIQSHYAQIRQSGRTTSL